The Puntigrus tetrazona isolate hp1 chromosome 19, ASM1883169v1, whole genome shotgun sequence genome has a segment encoding these proteins:
- the anp32e gene encoding acidic leucine-rich nuclear phosphoprotein 32 family member E isoform X2 codes for MEMKKRISLELRNRTPAEVAELVVDNCRSSDGEIEGLTDEFKELEFLSMVNVGLTSLAKLPALPKLRKLELSDNNISGSLETLAEKCANLTYLNLSGNKIKELSTLEALQNLKNLKSLDLFNCEITTLEDYRESIFELLPQVTYLDGFDAEDNEAPDSEADDDDDDEDGEEGAGQLGEYEEEEEDEEGSEGGEVGLSYLMKEDIQDEEDDGDYVEEEEEEEEGEEDAEVRGEKRKREAEDEGEDDDEDDD; via the exons ATGGAGATGAAGAAGAGGATCAGTTTAGAGCTGAGGAACAGAACTCCAGCGGAG GTAGCAGAGCTGGTGGTAGATAACTGTCGCTCAAGCGATGGTGAGATCGAAGGCCTGACAGATGAGTTTAAGGAACTGGAGTTCCTCAGCATGGTCAACGTGGGTCTCACCTCTCTGGCCAAACTACCCGCACTGCCAAAATTAAGGAAG TTGGAGCTGAGTGATAACAACATCTCAGGGTCACTGGAGACGCTTGCGGAGAAATGCGCCAACCTGACTTACCTTAATTTGAGCGGCAACAAGATCAAAGAACTCAGCACACTGGAAGCCCTG CAAAACCTAAAGAACCTGAAAAGTTTGGATCTGTTCAACTGTGAGATCACTACGTTGGAGGACTACAGGGAAAGCATCTTTGAGCTGCTGCCTCAGGTCACATACCTGGATGGCTTTGATGCAGAAGACAATGAAGCTCCAGACTCCGAGGCTGATGATGACG atgatgatgaggatggcGAGGAAGGAGCAGGGCAGCTGGGAGAAtacgaggaagaggaggaggatgaggaaggcTCAGAGGGTGGAGAGGTTGGACTGTCCTACCTAATGAAAGAGGATATTCAG GATGAAGAAGATGATGGCGACTATgtagaagaggaagaggaggaggaagaaggagAGG AAGACGCCGAGGTTCGAGGAGAGAAGCGAAAGAGGGAAGCTGAAGATGAGGGCGAGGATGACGATGAGGACGACGACTAA
- the anp32e gene encoding acidic leucine-rich nuclear phosphoprotein 32 family member E isoform X1 has protein sequence MEMKKRISLELRNRTPAEVAELVVDNCRSSDGEIEGLTDEFKELEFLSMVNVGLTSLAKLPALPKLRKLELSDNNISGSLETLAEKCANLTYLNLSGNKIKELSTLEALQNLKNLKSLDLFNCEITTLEDYRESIFELLPQVTYLDGFDAEDNEAPDSEADDDDDDEDGEEGAGQLGEYEEEEEDEEGSEGGEVGLSYLMKEDIQDEEDDGDYVEEEEEEEEGEEEDAEVRGEKRKREAEDEGEDDDEDDD, from the exons ATGGAGATGAAGAAGAGGATCAGTTTAGAGCTGAGGAACAGAACTCCAGCGGAG GTAGCAGAGCTGGTGGTAGATAACTGTCGCTCAAGCGATGGTGAGATCGAAGGCCTGACAGATGAGTTTAAGGAACTGGAGTTCCTCAGCATGGTCAACGTGGGTCTCACCTCTCTGGCCAAACTACCCGCACTGCCAAAATTAAGGAAG TTGGAGCTGAGTGATAACAACATCTCAGGGTCACTGGAGACGCTTGCGGAGAAATGCGCCAACCTGACTTACCTTAATTTGAGCGGCAACAAGATCAAAGAACTCAGCACACTGGAAGCCCTG CAAAACCTAAAGAACCTGAAAAGTTTGGATCTGTTCAACTGTGAGATCACTACGTTGGAGGACTACAGGGAAAGCATCTTTGAGCTGCTGCCTCAGGTCACATACCTGGATGGCTTTGATGCAGAAGACAATGAAGCTCCAGACTCCGAGGCTGATGATGACG atgatgatgaggatggcGAGGAAGGAGCAGGGCAGCTGGGAGAAtacgaggaagaggaggaggatgaggaaggcTCAGAGGGTGGAGAGGTTGGACTGTCCTACCTAATGAAAGAGGATATTCAG GATGAAGAAGATGATGGCGACTATgtagaagaggaagaggaggaggaagaaggagAGG AAGAAGACGCCGAGGTTCGAGGAGAGAAGCGAAAGAGGGAAGCTGAAGATGAGGGCGAGGATGACGATGAGGACGACGACTAA
- the plekho1a gene encoding pleckstrin homology domain-containing family O member 1-A, whose amino-acid sequence MKKSHLVKRGLQDANQPSSQPDKVGWIRRFSGKGIFREIWRNRFVMLKGDHLYIFEKEMKNDGKTHEVFDLAQYERSEELRKAKSHSKKNHSKFTLLRCQHPGNKSPNLVFLAVSPEEKESWINVLNNSITRAKNRVLDEVTIEEESLLAHPTRDRAKIPLGRRLPTRGHLMAVASASSDGMLTLDLVNEEDVGMLDDDQDGWLKDHHVSLDKLAPGRRRAGTDASRPPDSITEGKVKTSSLPRRSEFSWSHLNQPHTPQNEKKLAQGRNRCASMDDALSRGERKPNKKNGVQPSLAQSPTGHLQELISQRLQRTQELLAEIQEQEPYRGRMGSYPYLRGIDSPRLRHLKGSDSPHSKGSSSHSSPHSKGTDSPSVRVKDSPGSKGKDSPHVKSKDSPRFKSSKSPHSKSALRSKSIDSPDSKESSSPHTKCIDLTHIKGSDSPLSTGSNSPHMKSTDPAFFRIFYSPHFRSMKGTDSPLSEALDWDSRRAAAERLLQEAISSWREAREVLAEVKELQARQQRAEHSKTGTPTTPSQNRMQKRP is encoded by the exons ATGAAGAAAAGCCATTTGGTGAAAAGG GGTCTTCAGGATGCCAACCAGCCATCATCCCAACCTGACAAAGTAGGCTGGATCCGCAGGTTCAGTGGTAAAGGAATATTTAGAGAAATATGGCGAAACCGCTTCGTGATGCTTAAAGGAGATCATTTGTACATCTTTGAGAAAGAG ATGAAGAATGATGGGAAGACTCACGAAGTGTTTGACCTGGCGCAGTATGAGCGCTCCGAGGAACTGCGAAAGGCCAAGAGCCATAGCAAGAAGAATCACAGCAAATTCACTCTTCTCCGCTGCCAACACCCTGGAAACAAG AGCCCCAATCTTGTATTTTTGGCCGTCAGTCCAGAGGAGAAGGAATCTTGgatcaatgttttaaataattctattacCAGAGCTAAGAACCGTGTGCTGGATGAG GTCACGATTGAGGAGGAGAGTCTTCTGGCTCACCCTACACGCGATCGGGCCAAGATCCCACTTGGGCGCCGTTTGCCCACGCGGGGTCATCTCATGGCTGTG GCCTCTGCCTCCTCTGATGGAATGCTGACACTGGACTTGGTGAATGAGGAGGATGTTGGCATGCTGGATGATGATCAGGATGGGTGGTTGAAGGACCATCATGTGAGCCTGGATAAACTGGCTCCCGGCCGTCGACGTGCTGGCACTGATGCTTCCAGGCCACCGGACTCCATTACAGAGGGCAAAGTGAAAACCAGCAGCTTGCCACGCAGAAGCGAGTTCTCCTGGAGCCATCTAAACCAGCCTCACACACCTCAAAACGAGAAGAAGTTAGCTCAGGGCCGTAACCGATGCGCTTCCATGGATGACGCTCTGTCCCGGGGAGAGAGAAAACCAAACAAGAAAAATGGGGTCCAGCCAAGCCTGGCCCAGAGTCCCACAGGCCACCTGCAGGAACTAATCAGCCAACGGCTGCAGAGGACCCAAGAACTGCTAGCGGAAATTCAGGAACAGGAACCCTATCGGGGAAGGATGGGATCTTACCCCTACTTAAGAGGCATTGACTCTCCCCGCCTCCGCCACCTCAAGGGCTCTGATTCACCGCACTCCAAGGGCTCAAGCTCACACAGCTCACCCCACAGCAAAGGCACAGACTCACCCTCAGTAAGGGTGAAAGATTCACCTGGTTCCAAAGGGAAAGATTCGCCACATGTGAAGTCAAAGGACTCGCCCCGCTTTAAGTCATCCAAATCCCCTCATTCCAAGAGCGCACTTCGTTCGAAGAGCATCGACTCACCTGATTCAAAAGAATCAAGTTCACCCCACACAAAATGCATTGATCTGACCCACATTAAAGGTTCAGACTCGCCTCTCTCCACTGGCTCGAATTCGCCCCATATGAAGTCTACAGACCCCGCTTTTTTTCGGATTTTTTACTCGCCCCATTTCAGAAGCATGAAGGGTACAGATTCTCCTCTCAGTGAAGCTTTGGACTGGGACAGCAGGAGGGCAGCTGCCGAGCGGCTCCTACAAGAGGCCATTTCCTCCTGGCGAGAAGCTAGAGAGGTTCTGGCTGAGGTAAAGGAGCTACAAGCCAGACAGCAGCGGGCAGAGCACAGTAAAACTGGAACACCCACAACACCCTCACAGAATCGCATGCAAAAAAGGCCCTGA